From one Haloterrigena gelatinilytica genomic stretch:
- a CDS encoding MarR family transcriptional regulator: MSSQKQRPEPRIEPIPEELDSAQAKLVFLCLEATGGATVDDLGDLLAMKKLSILSLLNELSSENLIERRGEEYVVAN; encoded by the coding sequence ATGAGTTCACAGAAGCAGCGACCGGAGCCCCGGATCGAACCGATTCCCGAGGAGCTCGACTCCGCGCAGGCGAAACTCGTCTTCCTCTGTCTCGAGGCGACGGGCGGTGCCACGGTCGACGATCTGGGCGACCTGTTGGCGATGAAGAAACTCTCGATTCTGAGTCTTCTGAACGAACTCTCGAGCGAGAACCTGATCGAACGGCGCGGCGAGGAGTACGTCGTCGCGAACTGA
- a CDS encoding metallophosphoesterase, with protein MSDAPRSDAPRGSTLPRVEPVPGEPAATATVGTERVLLVADYHAGYEAGLRYERGVDVPSRAPDRRERLLRLIERTDPDRLVVLGDLMHSIGDPGGAERGELEVLFEAFSPSLSVTVVKGNHDGGIEDWLTPESEREVAALEFDPEAVTVTPGAGVALGGGAVGVCHGHTWPAPEVLECDVVCLGHEHPCVRLEDEVGGSRVERAWLRGRLDPDPFRERPEYEGVSWLERDGETPPRPPRIVVVPAFNDLVGGTWVNLANQSFLSPFLPAGLADGEAYLVDGTRLGPYDAV; from the coding sequence ATGTCCGACGCGCCTCGTTCCGACGCGCCTCGCGGTTCGACACTGCCCCGCGTCGAGCCCGTTCCCGGCGAACCGGCCGCGACCGCCACCGTCGGGACCGAGCGCGTCCTGCTCGTCGCCGACTACCACGCCGGCTACGAGGCCGGACTGCGCTACGAACGCGGCGTCGACGTCCCCAGCCGCGCCCCCGACCGCCGGGAGCGACTGCTGCGTTTGATCGAGCGCACCGACCCCGACCGCCTCGTCGTACTCGGCGATCTGATGCACTCGATCGGCGACCCGGGCGGCGCCGAGCGCGGCGAACTCGAGGTGCTCTTCGAGGCGTTCTCCCCCTCGCTCTCGGTGACGGTCGTGAAGGGCAACCACGACGGCGGGATCGAGGACTGGCTCACCCCCGAAAGCGAGCGCGAGGTCGCCGCCCTCGAGTTCGATCCCGAAGCCGTGACGGTCACGCCCGGCGCCGGCGTCGCGCTCGGTGGTGGCGCCGTCGGCGTCTGCCACGGCCACACGTGGCCCGCCCCCGAGGTGCTCGAGTGCGACGTCGTCTGTCTGGGCCACGAACACCCCTGCGTCCGCCTCGAGGACGAGGTCGGCGGCAGCCGCGTCGAACGGGCGTGGCTGCGTGGCCGCCTCGATCCCGACCCGTTCCGCGAGCGTCCCGAGTACGAGGGCGTCTCGTGGCTCGAGCGGGACGGCGAGACGCCGCCCCGGCCGCCGCGAATCGTGGTCGTGCCGGCGTTCAACGACCTCGTCGGCGGCACGTGGGTGAACCTGGCGAACCAGTCGTTTCTCTCGCCGTTCCTCCCCGCGGGGCTGGCCGACGGCGAGGCCTACTTGGTAGACGGGACGCGTCTCGGGCCGTACGACGCGGTTTGA
- a CDS encoding Gfo/Idh/MocA family protein: MNETPSRPIRAGVIGVGSMGENHARVYSELQDVELACVADHDEEVARRVADAYATDAVAFETVLERCDVVTVAVPTRAHYDVVSDCLNADVHVLVEKPIAETTEQGRALAELAEERGLVLQVGHIERFNPAVQTVTDLVEDLDVISVEAERLGPPLDRTALGNVVFDLMVHDLDIVASLLEDRPDSVTATGTESGQYATATLEFDDVVASLTASRVTQKKVRTLTVTARECLVEVDYLEQSVLIHRDSYPEYLTDDGKRRYRHESVVERPRVDNGEPLRHELESFVEAARNGSEPVVTAEDGIRALEMVQTIDSLVTEETEKREVEA, from the coding sequence ATGAACGAAACACCTTCACGACCGATTCGGGCCGGCGTCATCGGCGTCGGCTCCATGGGCGAGAACCACGCGCGCGTGTACAGCGAACTCCAAGACGTCGAACTCGCCTGCGTGGCCGACCACGACGAGGAGGTCGCGCGGCGAGTCGCCGACGCGTACGCCACCGACGCCGTCGCGTTCGAGACCGTCCTCGAGCGCTGTGACGTCGTCACGGTCGCCGTTCCGACGCGGGCTCACTACGACGTCGTCTCGGACTGTCTGAACGCCGACGTCCACGTCCTGGTCGAAAAGCCGATCGCCGAGACGACCGAACAGGGCCGCGCTCTGGCCGAACTGGCCGAGGAACGTGGTCTCGTCCTGCAGGTCGGCCACATCGAGCGGTTCAACCCGGCCGTCCAGACGGTGACGGACCTGGTCGAGGACCTCGACGTCATCAGCGTCGAGGCCGAACGACTCGGCCCGCCGCTCGATCGGACCGCGCTGGGCAACGTCGTCTTCGACCTGATGGTCCACGATCTCGACATCGTCGCCTCGCTGCTCGAGGACCGGCCGGATTCGGTGACCGCGACGGGAACCGAGAGCGGCCAGTACGCGACGGCGACGCTCGAGTTCGACGACGTCGTCGCCTCCCTGACGGCCAGTCGCGTCACGCAGAAGAAAGTCCGGACGCTGACCGTCACCGCCCGCGAGTGTCTGGTCGAGGTCGACTATCTGGAGCAGTCGGTGCTGATCCACCGCGACTCCTATCCGGAGTACCTCACCGACGACGGAAAACGGCGGTACCGCCACGAGAGCGTGGTCGAACGACCCCGCGTCGACAACGGCGAGCCGCTGCGACACGAACTCGAGTCGTTCGTCGAGGCCGCCCGGAACGGCTCCGAGCCGGTCGTCACCGCCGAAGACGGCATCCGGGCCCTCGAGATGGTCCAGACGATCGACTCGCTGGTTACCGAGGAGACCGAGAAACGGGAGGTGGAGGCCTGA
- a CDS encoding nucleotide sugar dehydrogenase, protein MVGDETDVGLYDSTVDPERQRDLLTDGEIPVAVYGLGKMGLPLAGVYAETTGAVTGVDIDPDVVDRINDGENHVVGEPGLDELVAEQVDAGRLEATTEGPEAAANARIHVIIVPTLLDDDDDPNLATVESVVDDIAAGLAPGDLVIAESTLPPTSCRDVIRPHLEQESGLEDDEFGLAFCPERTSSGRALEDIRGAYPKVVGGIDDESTRAASVVYDELSSNEVHPVSDATTAEAVKVFEGVYRDVNIGLANELGRLADELGISVREAIGTANDLPMCQLHDPGPGVGGHCIPFYPHFLLSQAEEPMDLTRTARRLNDEMPAVTVDRLERELEATGDDLADASVVVLGITYRAGVEETRASPAIGVIDALRDAGADVAGVDPLVDPADYGARAVDVDDLADESFDAAIVVTPHAEFEAIPWADLEPMVVVDGRDAVDLSGTPHRRYTLGGTADGRPPRGDGGADAIAADERSLTADGGTDERPTETDGTLENPGADDV, encoded by the coding sequence ATGGTCGGCGACGAGACCGACGTCGGGCTCTACGACTCGACCGTCGACCCGGAGCGCCAACGCGACCTGCTCACCGACGGCGAGATTCCGGTCGCCGTCTACGGCCTCGGGAAGATGGGGCTGCCGCTGGCGGGCGTCTACGCCGAAACGACGGGCGCCGTCACGGGCGTCGACATCGATCCCGACGTCGTCGACCGAATCAACGACGGCGAGAACCACGTCGTCGGCGAGCCCGGACTGGACGAGCTCGTCGCCGAACAGGTCGACGCCGGTCGGCTCGAGGCGACGACCGAGGGCCCCGAGGCGGCCGCGAACGCGCGGATCCACGTGATCATCGTCCCGACGCTGCTGGACGACGACGACGATCCGAACCTGGCGACCGTCGAGTCGGTCGTCGACGATATCGCCGCCGGACTAGCGCCGGGCGATCTGGTCATCGCCGAGTCGACGCTGCCGCCGACGAGCTGTCGAGACGTCATTCGGCCGCACCTCGAACAGGAGAGCGGTCTCGAGGACGACGAGTTCGGGCTGGCGTTCTGTCCGGAGCGGACGTCCAGCGGTCGCGCGCTGGAAGACATCCGCGGTGCGTACCCCAAGGTCGTCGGCGGGATCGACGACGAGAGCACCCGCGCCGCCTCGGTCGTCTACGACGAGCTCTCGAGCAACGAGGTCCACCCGGTCTCGGACGCGACGACCGCAGAGGCCGTCAAGGTGTTCGAGGGCGTCTACCGCGACGTCAACATCGGGCTGGCCAACGAACTGGGACGGCTGGCAGACGAGCTCGGCATCTCGGTCCGCGAGGCGATCGGGACGGCGAACGATCTGCCGATGTGCCAGCTCCACGATCCCGGTCCGGGCGTCGGGGGCCACTGCATCCCCTTCTACCCGCACTTCCTGCTCTCCCAGGCCGAGGAACCGATGGACCTGACGCGGACGGCCCGCCGGCTCAACGACGAGATGCCGGCCGTCACCGTCGACAGACTCGAGCGGGAGCTCGAGGCGACCGGCGACGACCTCGCGGACGCGTCCGTGGTCGTGCTGGGGATCACCTACCGGGCCGGCGTCGAGGAGACGCGCGCGTCGCCGGCGATCGGCGTGATCGACGCGCTGCGGGACGCCGGCGCGGACGTCGCCGGGGTCGATCCGCTGGTCGATCCCGCCGACTACGGCGCTCGAGCGGTCGACGTCGACGACCTCGCGGACGAGTCGTTCGACGCCGCGATCGTCGTGACGCCCCACGCCGAGTTCGAGGCGATTCCGTGGGCCGACCTCGAGCCGATGGTCGTCGTCGACGGCCGGGACGCGGTCGACCTCTCGGGAACGCCACACCGGCGGTACACCCTCGGCGGAACGGCGGACGGACGGCCGCCGCGAGGCGACGGCGGAGCGGACGCGATCGCGGCGGACGAACGCTCGCTGACCGCCGACGGCGGCACCGACGAACGACCGACGGAGACCGACGGCACCCTCGAGAACCCCGGGGCAGACGATGTATAA
- a CDS encoding Single-stranded DNA binding protein, with protein sequence MELDDHAEDLASDLGVDKEEVKSDLQNLVEYSVPVDEAKQSLRRKYGGGSSGGGAPSSKDIAEITPEDGNVTVTGVVLTSGKRSIRYQGSDHVIVEGRLADETGAIDYTAWEDFGLSAGDTITAGNAGVREWDGEPELNLGESTSLSFEDDSLDIPAAYADEIGGDAQLADLQTGDRAVNVEVAVVECERRTIDGRDGETEILSGVFGDESGRLPFTNWDPAPEIEDGGAVRIENAYVQEFRGVPEVNVSEFSTVTALDREIEVGADSTTMDVGEAVRTGGIYDVELVGNAIAVRDGSGLIQRCPECYRVIQKGQCRTHGDVDGIDDLRVKAILDDGTGAVTVVLDDELTEDVYGGTLEDALEQAREAMDQEVVADTIRERIVGKEYRVRGHLSVDEYGANLDAESFEESADDPEARAAAFLEEVSA encoded by the coding sequence ATGGAACTCGACGATCATGCCGAGGATCTCGCCTCCGACCTCGGTGTCGACAAAGAGGAGGTCAAATCCGACCTGCAGAACTTGGTGGAGTACAGCGTTCCCGTCGACGAGGCCAAACAGAGCCTGCGACGGAAGTACGGCGGCGGCTCGAGCGGCGGCGGCGCTCCCTCGAGCAAGGATATCGCCGAGATCACGCCCGAGGACGGCAACGTCACCGTGACTGGTGTCGTCCTGACGTCCGGCAAGCGATCGATCCGCTACCAGGGCTCGGACCACGTCATCGTCGAAGGTCGACTGGCCGACGAGACCGGCGCGATCGACTACACCGCCTGGGAGGACTTCGGACTCTCGGCCGGCGACACGATCACCGCGGGCAACGCGGGCGTCCGCGAGTGGGACGGCGAACCCGAACTCAACTTGGGCGAGAGCACCTCGCTGTCCTTCGAGGACGACTCGCTCGACATTCCCGCGGCCTACGCCGACGAGATCGGCGGCGACGCCCAGTTAGCCGATCTCCAGACCGGCGACCGCGCGGTGAACGTCGAGGTGGCCGTCGTCGAGTGCGAACGACGGACGATCGACGGCCGCGACGGCGAAACCGAGATCTTGAGCGGCGTCTTCGGCGACGAGAGCGGCCGCCTGCCGTTCACGAACTGGGATCCCGCACCCGAAATCGAGGACGGCGGTGCCGTCCGGATCGAGAACGCCTACGTCCAGGAGTTCCGTGGCGTTCCGGAAGTGAACGTCTCGGAGTTCTCGACGGTCACCGCCCTCGACCGCGAGATCGAGGTCGGGGCTGATTCGACGACGATGGACGTCGGCGAGGCCGTCCGAACCGGCGGCATCTACGACGTCGAACTCGTCGGCAACGCCATCGCGGTCCGCGACGGATCCGGGCTGATCCAGCGCTGCCCCGAGTGCTACCGGGTCATCCAGAAGGGCCAGTGTCGCACCCACGGCGACGTCGACGGGATCGACGACCTCCGCGTGAAGGCAATCTTAGACGACGGTACCGGCGCCGTCACCGTCGTCCTCGACGACGAACTCACCGAGGACGTCTACGGCGGGACGCTCGAGGATGCCCTCGAGCAGGCCCGTGAGGCGATGGACCAGGAAGTCGTCGCCGACACGATCCGCGAGCGCATCGTCGGGAAGGAGTACCGCGTGCGCGGCCACCTCTCGGTCGACGAGTACGGCGCGAACCTCGACGCCGAGAGCTTCGAGGAGAGCGCCGACGATCCGGAGGCGCGTGCCGCCGCCTTCCTCGAGGAGGTGAGCGCATGA
- a CDS encoding thioredoxin family protein, translating into MDDPTKPTHLETGDELDAFLERHDVALVEFYTSGCTMCQAMEPVLGNVARATGVPVALINPGDDIGLVERFEIRSVPTLILFSDGEEIDRRAEGFVGADDVVAMLEADVPEAVDAA; encoded by the coding sequence ATGGACGACCCGACAAAACCGACGCACCTCGAGACCGGCGACGAGCTCGACGCCTTCCTCGAGCGCCACGACGTCGCCCTCGTCGAGTTCTACACCAGCGGCTGCACGATGTGTCAGGCGATGGAACCGGTTCTGGGCAACGTCGCCCGAGCGACCGGCGTCCCGGTCGCGCTGATCAACCCCGGGGACGATATCGGACTCGTCGAGCGGTTCGAGATCCGCTCGGTGCCGACGCTGATCCTGTTTTCCGACGGCGAGGAGATCGACCGTCGCGCTGAGGGGTTCGTCGGCGCCGACGACGTCGTCGCGATGCTCGAAGCCGACGTTCCCGAGGCCGTCGACGCGGCGTAG
- a CDS encoding acyltransferase, translated as MSEFVHGEDCTVDDDATVGYGEFDEPTRVGDGATIRAGSIVYGDVTIGDEFTTGHDVLVREGTTMGDDVLVGTKTVIDGQTTIGSHVSLQTNVYIPTETTIGDNVFIGPSAALTNDEYPIRTDNGLEGPTIEDGASIGANATLLPGVTVGENAFVAAGSVVTEDVPPDTLAVGTPATVQALPEPLEGANQIA; from the coding sequence GTGAGCGAGTTCGTCCACGGCGAGGATTGCACGGTCGACGACGATGCGACGGTCGGATACGGCGAGTTCGACGAACCGACGCGAGTCGGCGACGGCGCGACGATCAGGGCCGGCTCGATCGTCTACGGCGACGTGACGATCGGCGACGAGTTCACGACCGGCCACGACGTCCTGGTCCGAGAAGGGACGACGATGGGCGACGACGTCCTCGTCGGCACCAAGACGGTCATCGACGGCCAGACGACGATCGGCTCCCACGTCAGCCTCCAGACGAACGTCTACATTCCGACCGAGACGACGATCGGGGATAACGTCTTCATCGGGCCGAGCGCGGCCCTGACGAACGACGAGTACCCGATCAGGACGGACAACGGCCTCGAGGGGCCGACGATCGAGGACGGCGCATCGATCGGCGCGAACGCGACGCTGTTGCCCGGCGTCACCGTCGGCGAGAACGCCTTCGTCGCCGCCGGGTCGGTCGTCACCGAGGACGTCCCGCCGGACACGCTCGCCGTCGGCACGCCGGCGACGGTGCAAGCGTTGCCCGAACCGCTCGAGGGAGCAAACCAGATCGCATGA
- the glnA gene encoding type I glutamate--ammonia ligase: MTSGNLTSAEEEVLDEIEEQDIDFLRLQFTDILGTVKNVSVPARQAEKAFTEGIYFDGSSIEGFVRIQESDMRLVPDPDTFAVLPWRQREDGASARMICDVYNTSTGEPFEGDPRNVLKGAIERANDMGYEVNFAPEPEFFMFEEDEEGRATTETADYGGYFDLAPKDLASDVRRDIIYGLEDMGFEIEASHHEVARGQYEINFEYDDALATADNVATFRTVVRAIAAEHDLHATFMPKPIPKINGSGMHTHMSLMTEDGENAFHDEDDEFNLSDTAHSYLAGILEHAPAITAVANPTVNSYKRLVPGYEAPVYVAWSDRNRSALVRKPAARVPAASRVELRSPDPSCNPYLAFAVMIHAGLDGIEQDLECPDPVRENIYEFDEQKREEYGIETLPSNLGEAVEALEEDEVIYNALGEHVAPKFVEAKSQEFEEYLVDVSQWELDRYLEQY; the protein is encoded by the coding sequence ATGACAAGCGGAAATCTCACGTCCGCGGAAGAGGAGGTACTGGACGAGATCGAAGAACAGGATATCGACTTCCTTCGACTGCAGTTTACCGACATCCTGGGGACGGTAAAGAACGTCTCCGTGCCGGCCCGCCAGGCCGAGAAGGCCTTCACCGAGGGGATCTACTTCGACGGCTCCTCGATCGAGGGCTTCGTCCGCATTCAGGAATCGGACATGCGTCTGGTTCCCGATCCGGACACGTTCGCCGTCCTCCCCTGGAGACAGCGCGAGGACGGGGCCTCCGCCCGGATGATCTGTGACGTCTACAACACCTCGACGGGCGAGCCCTTCGAGGGCGACCCGCGCAACGTCCTCAAAGGGGCCATCGAGCGCGCCAACGACATGGGCTACGAGGTCAACTTCGCGCCCGAGCCGGAGTTCTTCATGTTCGAGGAGGACGAAGAGGGTCGCGCGACGACCGAGACCGCCGACTACGGCGGCTACTTCGACCTCGCGCCGAAAGACCTCGCGAGCGACGTCCGCCGGGACATCATCTACGGTCTCGAGGACATGGGCTTCGAGATCGAAGCCAGCCACCACGAGGTCGCTCGCGGCCAGTACGAGATCAACTTCGAGTACGACGACGCGCTCGCGACCGCGGACAACGTCGCCACGTTCCGCACCGTCGTCCGCGCGATCGCCGCCGAACACGACCTCCACGCGACGTTCATGCCCAAGCCGATCCCGAAGATCAACGGCTCGGGCATGCACACGCACATGTCCTTGATGACCGAGGACGGCGAGAACGCGTTCCACGACGAGGACGACGAGTTCAACCTCTCCGACACCGCCCACTCCTACCTCGCGGGTATCTTAGAGCACGCGCCGGCGATCACGGCCGTTGCGAACCCGACGGTCAACAGCTACAAGCGCCTGGTGCCGGGCTACGAGGCGCCGGTCTACGTCGCCTGGTCGGATCGTAACCGCTCGGCCCTGGTCCGCAAGCCGGCCGCCCGCGTCCCGGCGGCCTCGCGCGTCGAACTGCGCTCGCCGGACCCGTCCTGTAACCCGTACCTCGCCTTCGCCGTCATGATCCACGCGGGTCTCGACGGCATCGAGCAGGACCTCGAGTGTCCCGACCCGGTCCGGGAGAACATCTACGAGTTCGACGAACAGAAGCGCGAGGAGTACGGCATCGAGACGCTCCCGTCGAACCTCGGCGAGGCCGTCGAGGCCCTCGAGGAGGACGAAGTCATCTACAACGCGCTCGGCGAGCACGTCGCGCCGAAGTTCGTCGAAGCCAAGAGTCAGGAGTTCGAGGAGTACCTCGTCGACGTTTCCCAGTGGGAACTCGACCGCTACCTCGAGCAGTACTGA
- a CDS encoding glycosyltransferase family 2 protein — MYKGKRIGVVVTAYDEESFVGTVIETVPDFVDRIYAIDDASPDGSWREIRRVAARINEDAEPEPALALADGGDSRRVVPIRHEENRGYGAAVKTGYKHAADDEMDVVAVMNGDGQMDPAILDRIIDPVVEGEADYAKGNRLLHPEDREGMSTFRFFGNALLTGLSKFASGYWTIGDPQNGYTAISRETIERLDLEAITDRYGFLNHLLTHLNVNECRVADVSMSAVYGEENSSIRYVPFVRFVSLLLLRSFIWRLKTRYVVEKFHPAVVLYGAGATGLLGGSAGLGNSIVRTLRGKDGYTGAIGSFVAVLVGLIALGFAIYLDFDENESLETTRYEYSGARTEVETPDQSIE, encoded by the coding sequence ATGTATAAGGGCAAACGAATCGGCGTCGTCGTCACGGCCTACGACGAGGAGTCGTTCGTCGGGACCGTCATCGAGACGGTTCCGGACTTCGTCGACCGGATCTACGCCATCGACGACGCCTCGCCGGACGGCAGCTGGCGGGAGATCAGGCGCGTCGCCGCGCGGATCAACGAGGACGCCGAGCCCGAGCCGGCGCTCGCGCTGGCCGACGGCGGCGACTCGCGGCGGGTCGTGCCGATCCGCCACGAGGAGAACCGCGGCTACGGCGCGGCGGTCAAGACGGGGTACAAACACGCCGCCGACGACGAGATGGACGTCGTCGCCGTGATGAACGGGGACGGCCAGATGGACCCCGCGATCCTCGATCGGATCATCGATCCGGTCGTCGAGGGCGAGGCCGACTACGCGAAGGGCAACCGGCTGCTCCACCCCGAGGACCGCGAGGGAATGTCGACGTTCCGGTTCTTCGGCAACGCCCTGCTCACCGGCCTCTCGAAGTTCGCCTCGGGGTACTGGACCATCGGCGACCCGCAGAACGGCTACACCGCCATCTCGCGGGAGACGATCGAACGGCTCGACCTCGAGGCGATCACCGATCGGTACGGCTTCCTCAATCACCTGCTGACGCACCTCAACGTCAACGAGTGTCGCGTCGCGGACGTCTCGATGTCGGCGGTCTACGGCGAGGAAAACAGCAGCATCCGCTACGTCCCGTTCGTGCGGTTCGTCTCCCTGCTGTTGCTCCGGAGCTTCATCTGGCGGCTGAAGACCCGCTACGTGGTCGAGAAGTTCCATCCCGCCGTCGTCCTCTACGGCGCCGGCGCCACCGGACTCCTCGGCGGCAGCGCCGGACTCGGCAACTCGATCGTCCGAACCCTTCGCGGAAAGGACGGGTACACCGGTGCGATCGGCTCGTTCGTGGCCGTCCTGGTCGGCCTGATCGCACTCGGGTTCGCGATCTACCTCGACTTCGACGAAAACGAATCGCTCGAGACGACCAGATACGAGTACAGCGGCGCGAGGACCGAGGTCGAGACGCCCGATCAGTCGATCGAGTAA
- a CDS encoding DUF7344 domain-containing protein: MSEHELTQAELFDVFSNARRRRTVQYLKRQGGACDLAPLVEQVAAWENDVDPDEVTRTQRRRVYISLYQTHLPMLEEHGIVDWDPDDHTIDLLPHEDVFDPYLDHRLEDQREWHRPYVTVTALGVLGLVISWLSIGPLTAAAAPVVALTLCLLVLALAVVQHVSRRPDLELPLGLTS; the protein is encoded by the coding sequence ATGTCTGAACACGAACTGACACAGGCCGAACTGTTCGACGTCTTCAGCAACGCTCGGCGGCGACGGACCGTCCAGTATCTCAAGCGGCAGGGCGGCGCCTGCGATCTCGCTCCGCTCGTCGAACAGGTCGCTGCCTGGGAAAACGACGTCGACCCGGACGAGGTAACGCGCACGCAGCGTCGGCGGGTGTACATCTCCCTCTACCAGACCCACCTGCCGATGCTCGAAGAACACGGGATCGTCGACTGGGATCCCGACGATCACACCATCGACCTCCTCCCCCACGAGGACGTCTTCGACCCCTACCTCGATCACCGACTCGAGGATCAACGGGAGTGGCACCGGCCGTACGTGACGGTAACGGCGTTGGGGGTCCTCGGACTCGTAATCTCGTGGCTCTCGATCGGTCCCCTGACGGCGGCCGCCGCCCCGGTCGTCGCACTGACGCTTTGCCTGCTCGTTCTCGCCCTCGCAGTGGTCCAGCACGTCTCGCGGCGACCCGACCTCGAGTTGCCCCTCGGCTTGACGAGCTAG
- a CDS encoding DegT/DnrJ/EryC1/StrS family aminotransferase produces MTDSNSDIDSGREPGTETVAETDGGVAEAETESETDASASEPSDEGAETSDSVSIANPTLSDDAVERVESILESGMLADGPEVRAFEDEYAAYCGTDRAVATSNGTTALHAALEALGLEEGDAVLTSPFSFVASANAIRLAGARPVFADIDPETYTLDPDAVERILEERDDVVGLLPVHLYGLAADMKRLCEIADERDLFVLEDACQAHGAEIDRERVGSFGDAACFSFYPTKNMTTGEGGVITTDRDDLADRAASFVNHGRDVGEGGSYEHVDLGHNYRMTSLAAAIGREQLERLPDFNRARRENAAYYDEQLAELPVETPTEPDGYRHVYHQYTIRTDERDELAATLDERGVDTGVYYGTPIHRQPAYETVSTAAASLPEAERAAETVLSLPVHPTLSERDRRTVVEAVTDHFHSQ; encoded by the coding sequence ATGACCGATTCCAACAGCGACATCGACAGCGGGCGCGAGCCCGGAACCGAGACGGTCGCCGAGACCGACGGCGGCGTCGCCGAGGCCGAAACTGAGAGCGAGACCGACGCGTCGGCGTCCGAACCGAGCGACGAGGGCGCCGAGACCAGCGACTCCGTCTCGATCGCGAACCCGACGCTCAGCGACGACGCCGTCGAGCGAGTCGAATCGATCCTCGAGAGCGGCATGCTCGCCGACGGGCCGGAAGTCAGAGCCTTCGAGGACGAGTACGCCGCCTACTGCGGCACCGACCGGGCCGTCGCGACCTCCAACGGGACGACCGCCCTGCACGCGGCCCTCGAGGCGCTGGGCCTCGAGGAGGGCGACGCGGTGCTCACGTCGCCGTTTTCCTTCGTCGCGAGCGCGAACGCGATCAGACTCGCCGGCGCCCGACCCGTCTTCGCCGACATCGATCCGGAGACGTACACGCTCGATCCGGACGCCGTCGAGCGGATCCTCGAGGAGCGTGACGACGTCGTCGGCCTGCTGCCGGTCCACCTCTACGGGCTGGCGGCCGACATGAAACGGCTGTGCGAGATCGCCGACGAGCGCGACCTGTTCGTGCTCGAGGACGCCTGCCAGGCCCACGGCGCGGAAATCGACCGCGAGCGCGTCGGTTCGTTCGGCGACGCGGCCTGCTTCTCGTTCTATCCGACGAAGAACATGACGACCGGCGAGGGCGGGGTGATCACGACCGATCGCGACGACCTCGCCGACCGAGCCGCGAGCTTCGTCAACCACGGCCGGGACGTCGGCGAGGGCGGCAGCTACGAGCACGTCGACCTCGGGCACAACTACCGCATGACGAGCCTCGCCGCCGCCATCGGCCGCGAGCAACTCGAGCGGCTGCCCGATTTCAACCGGGCTCGACGGGAAAACGCCGCCTACTACGACGAGCAGCTGGCCGAGCTGCCGGTCGAGACGCCGACGGAGCCGGACGGCTACCGGCACGTCTACCACCAGTACACGATCCGGACCGACGAGCGCGACGAGCTGGCGGCGACCCTCGACGAGCGGGGCGTCGACACCGGCGTCTACTACGGGACGCCGATCCACCGCCAGCCGGCCTACGAGACGGTGAGCACGGCCGCGGCGTCGCTTCCCGAGGCCGAGCGGGCGGCCGAGACCGTGCTCTCGCTGCCGGTGCATCCGACCCTCTCGGAGCGCGATCGGCGAACCGTCGTCGAAGCAGTGACCGACCACTTCCACTCCCAATGA